In Chondrinema litorale, one genomic interval encodes:
- a CDS encoding SusC/RagA family TonB-linked outer membrane protein: protein MKNNLLKAVYAMTKYTLYSFIIQCALTTLLMAAEPANSQRLENVNISLSADNVSLEDLFTLIETKTDFRFSYLKKKIPAKRKTSVSVNEENLKNLLQKIANEYDIEFKRINNQIVVTKSTLNKNLVIEELNVQEKRITGKVTEATTGEPLPGVTVLLEGTNIGSITDINGAYRLDIPETAEKLLFSFVGYATSEIEIGNRSQIDVALETETSELDEIVVIGYGSQSKAKVNGAISSTKSDELQKYSTSNFEQQLAGKLSGVLINETGGQPGYDAQVVIRGTGTLTAGTYPLVVVDGVPLSEGSTLSSINPNDIEKVDVLKDAASAAIYGSRASNGVILITTKRGDSEKPVISIDAYTGFQQRADKVEYVDAYDAAMYFTEARDYGYVSKDPVNRSIEDDRATRIEKGASKRQLRLHYIDPYLAGESGLTNTDWLDEIFDRAMMTSINTSISGKTKNSDYYVSGGYFNQDGIAIGTGLERFTANLKLKTKLSDRIDFNINLSPSYSKLKDTDSGNWSSDPVAVSYTSYPFFAVYNEDGTLNISEQLNENTPEDGALQENPVAYANIIKDLKYKFRTFGNSYLTVKPIDGLELKALVGIDYRNDFYDYYDPSYIGHYRAPAPDEATTSERNVRVTNFLNEYTANYYNSFGDHEIDALAGYSFQKEQGHRSTISGTNIPDDNITNVAGASSHSLDTYRYVWTQVSWFGRFQYFYKSKYQLAVALRRDGSSRFGDDSKWGQFPSVSAGWILTNETFIPKSDVLTYAKLRASWGKTGNNQIGAYDSKALVKSDNYTFGGELIPGFAATTSPNSALSWETSESINIGVDLGFLNQFTLSANYYTTTTNGLLLEVPVPEQSGYSYSLQNIGEVKNSGIEIELSGTEINLGPVKWNASANFTTNKSEVLALGDGQEEIKKSENGAAWITRIGGPISEIFSYEIDGVYKTEDQIEQSAHLDGTIPGDYIVKDINNDGVIDELDQTSRGTYAPKFFYGFSSSFAYKNFDFSFALNGISGRTIYNYDQGVITETGEGFGVPTQHYFDNRYHPDHNPDGYYAQPNMGNFSSARKNTRAADIYMQDGDYLRLRSLQLGYTLPNKMIDRLGLQRLRLYVSANNVFTITDYRGFNPDATTSDILQAGYARDNHPIAQSFIIGTNITLK from the coding sequence ATGAAAAATAATTTATTAAAGGCAGTATATGCCATGACTAAGTACACACTATATAGTTTTATTATTCAGTGTGCATTAACTACCCTGTTAATGGCTGCTGAACCTGCTAACAGTCAAAGGTTGGAGAATGTAAACATTTCTCTAAGCGCTGATAATGTGAGTTTAGAAGATCTTTTTACTTTAATAGAAACAAAAACTGATTTCCGTTTTTCATATCTTAAGAAAAAGATTCCTGCTAAAAGAAAAACTTCTGTATCTGTAAATGAAGAAAACCTTAAAAATCTGCTTCAAAAAATTGCTAACGAATACGATATAGAGTTTAAAAGGATCAATAATCAGATAGTTGTAACAAAGAGTACATTAAACAAGAACTTGGTTATTGAGGAGCTAAATGTACAAGAAAAAAGGATTACTGGTAAAGTAACGGAGGCTACTACAGGTGAGCCACTTCCGGGTGTTACTGTTTTATTAGAAGGGACAAATATTGGTTCTATTACAGATATTAATGGGGCATATAGGTTAGATATACCAGAAACAGCCGAAAAGCTATTATTTTCATTTGTCGGTTATGCTACATCCGAAATTGAAATAGGGAATAGATCGCAAATAGATGTAGCACTTGAAACAGAAACCTCAGAGCTAGACGAAATTGTGGTAATCGGTTATGGTTCACAGTCTAAAGCAAAGGTGAATGGTGCAATTTCAAGCACAAAATCAGATGAGTTGCAGAAGTATTCTACTTCTAATTTTGAGCAGCAACTAGCTGGTAAATTATCTGGTGTGCTTATCAACGAAACTGGCGGACAACCTGGTTATGATGCCCAAGTTGTAATTAGAGGTACTGGTACGTTAACCGCAGGTACATATCCTTTGGTAGTGGTAGATGGTGTTCCTTTGAGTGAAGGTTCTACATTGAGTTCTATTAATCCAAATGATATTGAAAAAGTAGATGTGCTGAAAGATGCGGCATCTGCGGCCATTTATGGTTCAAGAGCTAGTAATGGAGTAATCTTAATCACAACCAAAAGGGGAGACTCAGAAAAACCAGTTATTTCAATTGATGCTTATACTGGTTTTCAGCAAAGAGCCGATAAAGTGGAATATGTAGATGCATATGATGCCGCCATGTATTTTACAGAAGCGAGAGATTACGGCTATGTATCTAAAGACCCTGTGAATAGAAGCATAGAAGACGACAGAGCAACGAGAATTGAAAAAGGTGCAAGTAAAAGACAATTGAGATTACATTACATCGATCCATACCTTGCTGGTGAATCTGGACTTACTAATACCGATTGGTTAGACGAAATATTTGACCGTGCCATGATGACGAGTATTAATACTTCGATTTCTGGTAAAACTAAAAACTCAGATTATTATGTTTCTGGTGGCTACTTTAACCAAGATGGTATTGCAATAGGAACTGGATTAGAAAGATTTACTGCCAATTTGAAGTTAAAAACAAAACTATCAGATCGGATAGATTTTAATATAAACTTGAGCCCTTCGTATTCAAAACTAAAAGATACAGATTCTGGTAATTGGAGTTCAGACCCAGTTGCAGTTAGTTATACCAGTTATCCATTTTTTGCTGTATATAATGAAGATGGTACTTTAAACATCAGCGAGCAATTAAATGAGAATACGCCAGAAGACGGTGCTTTACAGGAAAATCCAGTAGCTTATGCTAATATTATAAAGGATTTAAAATATAAGTTCAGAACTTTTGGTAATAGTTACCTTACAGTAAAACCTATTGATGGTCTTGAGTTAAAAGCATTAGTTGGTATTGATTATCGAAATGATTTTTATGACTATTATGATCCATCTTATATTGGACATTATAGAGCTCCAGCACCAGATGAAGCCACTACTAGTGAAAGAAATGTAAGAGTTACAAACTTCCTTAATGAGTATACAGCCAATTATTACAACTCATTTGGTGATCATGAAATCGACGCATTGGCAGGTTATTCTTTCCAAAAAGAACAAGGGCATAGGTCTACAATATCTGGTACCAACATACCAGATGATAATATTACCAATGTGGCAGGAGCTAGTTCTCATTCACTTGATACTTATAGATATGTGTGGACTCAGGTTTCTTGGTTTGGTAGATTCCAGTATTTCTACAAATCAAAATATCAATTAGCAGTAGCATTAAGAAGAGATGGTTCTTCCAGATTTGGAGATGATTCTAAATGGGGGCAATTCCCTTCTGTTTCTGCTGGCTGGATATTAACCAACGAAACATTTATTCCAAAGTCTGATGTATTGACTTATGCAAAGCTAAGAGCATCTTGGGGTAAAACAGGAAACAATCAAATTGGTGCTTATGATTCTAAAGCTTTGGTTAAGTCTGATAATTATACATTTGGAGGCGAGCTAATACCGGGTTTTGCTGCAACTACTTCTCCTAATTCAGCGCTTTCTTGGGAAACAAGTGAGTCGATTAATATAGGAGTAGATTTAGGATTTTTAAATCAGTTTACCCTTTCTGCTAATTATTACACTACTACTACAAACGGTTTATTGTTAGAAGTACCAGTGCCAGAACAATCAGGCTATAGCTATTCTTTACAAAATATTGGAGAGGTAAAAAACTCAGGTATAGAGATCGAATTATCAGGAACTGAGATTAACCTTGGACCTGTTAAATGGAATGCCTCTGCCAATTTTACTACAAATAAGAGCGAAGTTTTAGCTTTAGGAGATGGCCAAGAAGAAATCAAGAAAAGTGAAAACGGAGCAGCTTGGATTACCAGAATCGGCGGCCCTATTTCAGAGATTTTTTCTTATGAGATCGACGGAGTTTATAAAACAGAAGATCAAATTGAGCAATCGGCGCATTTAGATGGCACCATTCCCGGAGATTATATTGTAAAAGATATTAATAACGATGGTGTAATTGATGAGTTAGATCAAACCTCAAGAGGTACGTATGCACCGAAATTCTTTTATGGTTTTAGTAGCTCCTTTGCGTACAAAAACTTCGACTTTAGCTTTGCGCTAAACGGTATTTCAGGCAGAACAATTTACAATTACGATCAAGGTGTAATTACTGAAACAGGTGAAGGCTTTGGTGTTCCAACTCAACATTATTTCGACAATCGATATCACCCAGATCACAATCCAGATGGTTACTATGCTCAACCTAACATGGGTAACTTTTCTTCGGCTAGAAAAAACACGCGTGCCGCAGATATTTACATGCAAGATGGTGATTATTTGAGATTGAGATCATTGCAGTTAGGTTATACTTTGCCCAATAAAATGATAGATCGTTTGGGTCTGCAAAGACTGCGTTTGTATGTTTCTGCAAACAATGTATTTACCATAACAGATTACAGAGGCTTTAATCCAGATGCAACCACAAGTGATATTCTGCAAGCTGGTTATGCTAGAGATAATCATCCCATCGCTCAATCTTTCATTATTGGTACCAACATCACCTTAAAATAA
- a CDS encoding FecR family protein, protein MDQDKENFLKLATRFLSDEAEQEEIDQLNILLEKQEYQEWFVWISKEWKQESKKLSRETFSKERGKKLLAEKLEKLEANSLKNIQTRKAPKHVSINPILKYAAVITLLFISGFVVYNFINQPVKSIAEETTWKEKKTAKGQKLEITISDGTSIVLNAASKVKYPTVFSDTLREVYLEGEAYFKVAHNPQKPFIVHTANIETKVLGTSFNVNAYPEDKSISVSLIEGKVSVGKADNKQKEMLKPMQQFLFEKKNEKVTVMSFDSAATIGWQKNEFVFAGVSLMEVTQKLSRYYDVQFEFENERIKSYEIRANFNDLPLWTVLDVLSSVGNIEYEIISDSKKIEKVILKSK, encoded by the coding sequence ATGGATCAGGATAAAGAAAATTTTTTAAAGTTGGCAACGCGTTTTTTGTCCGATGAAGCAGAACAAGAAGAAATAGATCAATTAAATATTCTGTTAGAAAAACAGGAATATCAAGAATGGTTTGTATGGATTTCTAAAGAATGGAAACAAGAGTCTAAAAAGCTTAGTAGAGAAACTTTTTCAAAAGAAAGAGGAAAAAAATTGTTGGCAGAAAAGCTGGAGAAATTAGAGGCTAATTCGCTTAAAAATATACAAACTAGAAAAGCTCCAAAACATGTATCTATTAATCCGATACTTAAATATGCAGCAGTAATTACTTTGTTATTTATTTCAGGTTTTGTAGTCTACAATTTTATTAACCAGCCTGTTAAAAGCATAGCTGAGGAAACTACATGGAAAGAAAAAAAAACAGCTAAAGGGCAGAAGTTAGAAATAACCATTAGCGATGGTACAAGCATCGTATTAAATGCAGCGAGTAAAGTAAAATATCCCACAGTTTTTTCTGATACACTCAGAGAAGTTTATTTGGAAGGAGAAGCCTATTTTAAAGTGGCACATAATCCTCAAAAGCCATTTATAGTTCATACAGCAAATATTGAGACCAAAGTATTGGGCACATCATTTAATGTAAATGCTTACCCAGAAGACAAATCCATATCTGTTTCGCTAATAGAAGGAAAAGTGAGTGTTGGTAAGGCGGATAACAAGCAAAAAGAAATGTTGAAACCCATGCAGCAGTTTTTGTTTGAGAAAAAAAACGAAAAAGTAACAGTAATGTCTTTTGACAGTGCCGCTACTATAGGTTGGCAGAAAAATGAATTTGTTTTCGCTGGAGTATCTCTAATGGAAGTGACCCAAAAACTTTCCCGCTACTACGATGTGCAATTTGAGTTTGAAAATGAGCGGATTAAATCATATGAGATTAGAGCAAACTTTAATGATTTACCACTTTGGACAGTACTAGATGTATTGAGCAGTGTCGGAAACATCGAGTACGAAATAATATCTGACAGCAAGAAAATAGAAAAAGTAATTCTAAAAAGTAAATAG
- a CDS encoding RNA polymerase sigma-70 factor: MQFYSDNSDEQLINKTRVGDKQAFETLFDRYYEVLCDFSFQFLKSKDLSEEAVSDVFIKVWVNRRELKIQSTLKAYLFRAVRNQSINYIEKETKHFEDLSNVSQKPTDNLQAADHLLILEEFQKNIDAIIDQMPDQRKLIFRMNRLEGMKYKEIADALGLSVYTVQNHMVEATKHLSGRYKQLKSLKMWAIVFLLFFFV; this comes from the coding sequence ATGCAATTTTATAGCGACAATAGTGATGAACAATTAATAAATAAAACCAGAGTAGGAGATAAGCAAGCTTTTGAAACGCTTTTCGATCGCTATTATGAAGTATTGTGCGATTTTTCATTTCAATTTTTAAAAAGTAAAGATCTTTCTGAAGAAGCTGTTTCTGATGTTTTTATAAAAGTTTGGGTAAACAGAAGAGAACTTAAAATACAATCTACTTTAAAGGCCTATCTTTTTCGAGCAGTTAGAAACCAGTCTATTAACTATATAGAAAAAGAGACTAAACATTTTGAAGATTTATCGAATGTTTCCCAAAAACCAACAGATAACCTACAAGCTGCAGACCACTTACTAATTCTCGAAGAGTTTCAAAAAAATATTGATGCCATTATCGATCAAATGCCAGATCAGCGAAAATTAATCTTTAGAATGAATCGCCTAGAAGGGATGAAGTATAAAGAAATAGCTGATGCATTAGGTCTTTCAGTTTATACTGTGCAAAATCATATGGTAGAGGCCACAAAACATCTTTCGGGTAGATATAAACAATTGAAATCTTTAAAGATGTGGGCAATTGTGTTTCTATTGTTCTTTTTTGTTTAA
- a CDS encoding glycoside hydrolase family 88/105 protein, whose translation MNIKLNVYFIFTLILLFGSCSTSTKNEEQTSDEVTKEKVIEALSKVNDKWQAEHKIEDQNAFWHYTTYHIGNLAAYETTKNKKYLDYTLDWAKHNNWQGAKSTNREEWKFSYGETDEYVLFGDWQACFQVYIDLYNLDPEEAKVARAKEVMDYQVHTDENTYWWWIDGLFMVMPVMTRMYGLTQDSLYLDKLYQYYSYTKEEVYDKETGLFYRDAKYIYPKHQTNSGKKDFWSRGNGWVFAAIARTLDGLPKSDSHYQDYVDIFTKMAETLKDKQQAEGYWTRSLFDPEQAPGPETSGTTFFTYGMLWGINNGLLDKSAYAPIVEKSWEYIAETAIQDDGTLGYVQPIGENAMPGQIVDNNSTSDFGVGAFLLASTEMIRYIDNK comes from the coding sequence ATGAATATTAAACTAAATGTATATTTTATTTTCACGCTGATATTACTTTTTGGGTCATGCAGTACTTCTACAAAAAATGAAGAGCAAACTTCAGATGAAGTTACTAAAGAAAAAGTAATAGAAGCATTATCAAAAGTAAATGATAAGTGGCAGGCCGAGCATAAAATAGAAGATCAAAATGCATTTTGGCATTATACTACTTACCATATAGGTAACCTTGCAGCTTACGAAACCACAAAGAATAAAAAGTACTTAGATTACACATTAGATTGGGCAAAACATAACAACTGGCAAGGAGCAAAATCTACAAACCGTGAAGAATGGAAATTTTCTTATGGCGAGACTGATGAATATGTTTTGTTTGGCGACTGGCAAGCATGTTTTCAAGTTTACATCGATTTGTACAATCTAGATCCAGAAGAGGCTAAAGTTGCAAGAGCAAAAGAAGTTATGGATTACCAAGTACATACAGATGAAAATACATACTGGTGGTGGATAGATGGATTGTTTATGGTGATGCCTGTAATGACGCGCATGTATGGACTCACTCAAGATAGTTTATACCTCGATAAACTTTATCAATATTATAGTTATACTAAAGAGGAAGTTTACGATAAAGAAACCGGACTGTTTTATCGCGATGCAAAGTATATTTATCCTAAGCACCAAACAAATAGTGGTAAGAAAGATTTTTGGTCTAGAGGTAACGGATGGGTGTTTGCAGCCATAGCTCGCACACTAGATGGTTTGCCTAAATCTGATAGCCACTATCAGGATTATGTGGATATTTTCACAAAAATGGCCGAAACCTTAAAAGACAAACAACAGGCAGAAGGTTACTGGACAAGAAGTCTCTTTGATCCTGAGCAAGCTCCTGGACCAGAAACTAGTGGAACAACATTTTTCACCTATGGTATGCTTTGGGGAATTAATAATGGATTATTAGATAAATCTGCTTATGCACCAATAGTAGAAAAAAGTTGGGAATACATAGCAGAAACAGCCATTCAAGATGATGGTACTCTTGGCTATGTACAACCAATTGGAGAAAATGCAATGCCGGGTCAAATTGTAGACAACAACTCTACTAGTGATTTTGGAGTAGGAGCATTTTTGTTAGCATCAACAGAGATGATAAGATATATCGATAATAAATAA
- a CDS encoding ParB/Srx family N-terminal domain-containing protein — MAKLRDKLRQKALKENSEQDISAIANVIEKAQVATIVIDPNLQSFIPPLSEEEKTLLETSIREEGVREPLQVWKREDESVILIDGHNRYEIIQKLQSEGRRVEFGLNYITFPSIEEVKDWMLINQLGRRNLTDEQRSYLRGVRLEREKKKHGGDRKSRHQIDAIKTSEKLGKEYNVGQATIERDAQYARGLDKIGEGNLNLKREILGGKVKVKKSTLQALGKIKDEKLPVFNTSNDIETYTQKKNKKPAKPLKISKEEIKIQEYKAQIKDYVDILNAGSDKKSFDKLRKLIDSFEKYCESTQ; from the coding sequence ATGGCAAAATTAAGAGATAAACTTAGGCAAAAAGCATTAAAAGAAAATTCAGAACAAGATATAAGTGCTATAGCAAATGTGATAGAAAAAGCGCAAGTTGCCACAATTGTTATAGACCCTAATTTACAGTCTTTTATTCCGCCATTAAGTGAGGAAGAAAAAACTTTGCTAGAAACTTCGATTCGCGAGGAAGGTGTACGCGAGCCTTTGCAAGTATGGAAAAGAGAAGATGAATCTGTTATCTTAATTGATGGGCATAACAGATATGAAATAATACAAAAATTGCAAAGTGAAGGCAGGCGTGTAGAGTTTGGCTTAAATTATATTACCTTTCCCTCGATTGAAGAGGTTAAAGACTGGATGTTAATTAACCAGTTAGGCAGAAGGAATTTAACTGATGAACAGCGTAGTTATCTTCGTGGAGTTCGCTTAGAAAGGGAGAAAAAGAAACATGGAGGAGATAGAAAATCAAGGCATCAAATTGATGCTATTAAGACATCAGAGAAGTTAGGCAAAGAATATAATGTTGGCCAAGCCACTATAGAAAGAGATGCACAGTATGCACGTGGTCTGGATAAAATTGGTGAAGGAAACCTAAATTTAAAGCGTGAAATTTTAGGTGGTAAAGTAAAAGTTAAAAAATCTACATTGCAGGCATTAGGCAAAATTAAAGACGAAAAGCTGCCTGTATTTAATACTTCAAACGATATTGAGACATATACTCAAAAGAAGAATAAAAAACCTGCTAAGCCTTTAAAAATAAGCAAAGAGGAAATAAAAATACAAGAGTATAAAGCTCAAATAAAAGATTACGTAGATATTTTGAATGCAGGTTCAGACAAGAAAAGCTTTGATAAGCTAAGAAAGTTGATAGATAGCTTTGAAAAATATTGCGAATCAACCCAATAG
- a CDS encoding ParA family protein, with protein sequence MAEIVSILNLKGGVGKTTTTINLGKALSLCGKKVLVIDNDPQANLTHGVGVDSPETTIYHTYKFKEGLAVYEVDKNFSVVPSQLSLASIENEVDSSIYRYNILKDVLTPVSDKFDYILIDCPPSLGVYTINAVTASTKYIITTQTASYSIDGLFEAIKLIEGEIKKGLNKDIELMGVLITQYFTNRIASDVALEKLENKFEGKIFKTKIRHTTKFREAELSGEDIFSYDKQCYGAVDYMGLAKEISE encoded by the coding sequence ATGGCAGAAATTGTATCGATATTGAATTTGAAAGGTGGTGTAGGAAAAACAACTACAACCATAAACCTAGGAAAAGCACTCTCTTTGTGTGGAAAAAAAGTACTTGTAATCGATAATGATCCACAAGCAAATCTTACTCATGGTGTTGGAGTTGATAGTCCTGAAACTACAATTTATCATACTTATAAGTTTAAAGAAGGGTTGGCGGTTTACGAAGTAGACAAAAATTTTAGTGTAGTTCCCTCTCAATTATCTCTAGCAAGTATCGAAAACGAAGTAGATAGCTCGATCTATAGATACAATATCCTTAAAGATGTGCTAACACCTGTAAGTGACAAGTTCGACTATATTTTGATTGATTGTCCCCCATCGTTGGGTGTTTATACCATAAATGCTGTAACTGCTTCAACAAAGTATATCATTACAACTCAAACAGCAAGCTACTCTATAGATGGTTTGTTTGAAGCGATTAAATTGATTGAGGGAGAAATTAAAAAAGGATTAAATAAAGACATAGAATTAATGGGTGTTTTAATCACTCAATATTTTACAAATAGAATTGCTTCTGATGTTGCTTTGGAAAAACTTGAGAACAAGTTTGAAGGGAAGATCTTTAAAACAAAAATTAGACATACCACCAAGTTTCGCGAAGCAGAGCTTTCTGGAGAAGACATTTTTTCTTACGACAAGCAATGCTATGGTGCAGTAGATTATATGGGTTTGGCAAAGGAAATTTCTGAGTAA
- a CDS encoding BRO family protein — protein MEEIKLFDSKEIRTIWFEGQLYFSVVDVIEVLTESKNAKVYWSQLKSREKKRVGSELFTFCKQLKLQGKDTKSYKTDCAEKQGLLRIIQSIPSPKAEPFKLWLANLGSREIDERDNKRLEAYRKLKDTQGKFKNNVVDRGVDDEGFKRILKSGDDEIFNNANMHEKYGLDTSEDIDDYSSELILRGKDFATLITNHNVSSKDIQGEKDIEKEHKESNKDIRLTLDKHNIRPEELPAEEDIKKYKQIKKLDGTE, from the coding sequence ATGGAAGAGATTAAATTATTCGACTCAAAAGAAATTAGAACCATTTGGTTTGAAGGGCAACTATACTTTTCGGTTGTCGATGTAATTGAAGTACTTACAGAAAGTAAAAATGCTAAAGTTTATTGGTCTCAACTTAAATCGAGAGAGAAGAAAAGAGTAGGAAGCGAGTTGTTTACATTTTGTAAACAACTGAAATTACAAGGCAAAGATACCAAAAGTTATAAGACAGATTGTGCCGAAAAACAAGGTTTACTACGTATTATCCAGTCTATTCCGTCTCCCAAGGCTGAGCCTTTTAAATTGTGGTTGGCCAATTTAGGGAGTAGAGAGATTGATGAGCGTGATAATAAACGATTGGAAGCATACCGAAAACTGAAAGATACTCAAGGCAAGTTTAAAAATAATGTTGTTGATAGGGGAGTGGATGATGAGGGTTTCAAAAGGATTTTAAAATCGGGTGATGATGAGATATTTAACAATGCAAACATGCATGAAAAGTATGGCCTTGATACATCTGAAGATATTGATGATTATTCTAGCGAGTTAATTTTGAGAGGGAAAGATTTTGCTACCCTTATTACCAACCACAATGTAAGTTCTAAAGACATACAAGGAGAGAAAGACATAGAAAAAGAACATAAAGAGAGTAATAAAGATATTAGACTCACACTAGATAAGCACAACATCCGCCCAGAAGAACTGCCAGCAGAAGAAGATATAAAAAAATACAAGCAAATTAAGAAATTGGATGGGACAGAGTAG
- a CDS encoding serine hydrolase domain-containing protein translates to MLKKLTSLILLSFSTLVSCAQKGNQDYQGNWIGTLPNKNSFNFTISLEKLKANNYHLLIANDKTLIDKNLKSASDEHIQISIDSHTHITLFNTHEGQTLTGFIKSGRYFYHISLQNAGSNRFKGYWNTFMIDNSLISDEILLAIEKNDDGTLAAYPFFGDQRFRGTWTSGFKMKDDVLLFKDDNTGFRFRAIFLKNTIDLEIYLSDAFINKVSLIKFDADWESVVKIDAIKQEENTDTPPSLNDGWETANIHDYGINKNELLRLLEDIHAKKLINVHSVLIANENKLVFESYFDGFNANIPHDLHSASKSISSAMIGIAIDDEIIKSVDQKLYEFIPETYQYTKDSLKAQISIKDLLTMSSGLDVNDLASEDYYQNPFNPKSWLQTVLEAPMVKVPGTYADYGSANPFLLGVCLNAVLEKPLEIYMDEKLFAPLGITNYINQTDDTETTPYFGGGMLLTSRDLLKFGQLFLDKGKWKDQQIISEKWVEESFQKHMQLQDVKDKNEYGYLWWHDTYIINEKAIKSIEARGAGGQFIFVLPELEAVVVITAGNFRNGKGNQSRDILKEYILPAIVEK, encoded by the coding sequence AACTATCATCTGCTTATAGCTAATGATAAAACGCTTATCGACAAAAACTTAAAGTCAGCTAGTGATGAGCATATCCAAATTAGTATTGATAGCCACACACACATTACTCTCTTTAATACGCATGAAGGCCAAACTCTCACTGGATTTATAAAATCTGGAAGATATTTTTACCATATTAGTTTGCAAAATGCAGGAAGCAATAGGTTTAAAGGCTATTGGAATACATTTATGATAGATAATAGCCTAATCTCAGATGAAATTCTTTTAGCTATTGAAAAGAATGATGATGGCACGCTAGCCGCTTATCCCTTTTTTGGAGATCAAAGATTTAGAGGGACTTGGACAAGTGGCTTTAAAATGAAAGATGATGTTCTCTTATTTAAAGATGATAATACAGGTTTTAGATTTCGTGCTATCTTTTTGAAAAATACAATTGACTTAGAGATTTATTTATCCGATGCTTTTATTAACAAAGTCAGCTTAATAAAGTTTGACGCCGATTGGGAATCTGTAGTTAAGATTGATGCTATTAAGCAAGAAGAAAATACAGATACACCTCCTAGTTTAAATGATGGTTGGGAAACAGCCAACATCCATGATTATGGTATCAATAAAAATGAACTACTCCGACTGCTTGAAGACATTCACGCCAAAAAATTGATTAATGTGCATAGTGTGCTAATCGCGAATGAAAATAAACTGGTGTTCGAAAGTTATTTCGATGGCTTTAATGCCAACATACCTCACGATTTACATTCGGCATCGAAAAGCATTTCTTCTGCAATGATCGGCATTGCCATTGATGATGAAATAATAAAAAGTGTAGATCAAAAACTGTATGAATTTATACCAGAAACCTATCAATACACTAAAGATTCTTTAAAGGCTCAAATAAGCATTAAAGATCTATTGACTATGAGCTCAGGCTTAGATGTGAATGATCTGGCATCCGAAGATTATTACCAAAATCCATTTAATCCGAAAAGTTGGCTTCAAACTGTTTTGGAAGCACCTATGGTAAAAGTGCCCGGAACTTATGCCGATTATGGCTCTGCAAATCCATTTTTATTGGGTGTTTGTCTAAATGCAGTTTTAGAAAAACCTTTAGAAATATATATGGACGAAAAGCTTTTTGCACCATTAGGTATTACAAATTATATCAATCAAACTGACGATACGGAGACCACTCCCTATTTTGGCGGTGGAATGCTTTTAACATCACGCGATTTACTCAAGTTCGGTCAGCTATTTCTTGATAAAGGAAAGTGGAAAGACCAACAAATAATTTCTGAAAAATGGGTTGAGGAATCTTTCCAAAAACATATGCAGTTACAGGATGTAAAAGATAAAAATGAATACGGTTATCTGTGGTGGCATGACACCTATATAATTAATGAAAAAGCTATTAAATCTATTGAAGCCAGAGGAGCAGGCGGCCAATTTATTTTTGTGCTTCCAGAGCTAGAAGCTGTAGTAGTAATCACCGCAGGTAATTTTAGAAATGGAAAAGGAAATCAATCAAGAGATATTTTAAAAGAATACATTTTGCCTGCCATAGTAGAGAAATGA